In Bradyrhizobium sp. 200, the sequence CTGAAGCCGGGATGCCGGCAAAGCGCTAGACCAGCTTGAACGCGATGTAGAAGCCGAGCACCAGTACAACCGCCCCGATGGCGACCCACAGGCCGAGGCGTTTTTCCAGTTCGCTCCGGATCAAATCGCCGTAGCGGTTGAGCAGGACCGCGACCACGAAGAAGCGCCCGCCGCGCGCCACGATGGAGCACAGGATGAACAGCCAGATATTGTAGCCGGCGAAGCCCGAGGTGATGGTCACGAGCTTGTAGGGAATCGGCGTCAGCCCCTTCAGCAGAATGATCACCGCGCCCCATTCGGCATAGGAGGCCCGGAAGGTCTCGACCTTGTCACTGAGACCGTAGACGGTGATGAGCCAGTGCCCGACCGAGTCATAGAGCAGCGCGCCGATCGCATATCCGAGCACGCCGCCGGCGACCGACGCGATCGTG encodes:
- a CDS encoding YqaA family protein; translated protein: MMVHARMLKRTYDWCIDAADKPYALWILAAVAFAESSFFPIPPDIMLLPMSLARPKKAWWFATVCTIASVAGGVLGYAIGALLYDSVGHWLITVYGLSDKVETFRASYAEWGAVIILLKGLTPIPYKLVTITSGFAGYNIWLFILCSIVARGGRFFVVAVLLNRYGDLIRSELEKRLGLWVAIGAVVLVLGFYIAFKLV